In the Rubripirellula tenax genome, one interval contains:
- a CDS encoding SMP-30/gluconolactonase/LRE family protein, with product MRLCLLVLFSLVGAIGHCQEAADVVVADIVAAEATLELVGEGYKFTEGPTADADGNVYFTDQPNDRIAFYDFAANKTSTWMQPSGRSNGLYFVAPDRLIACADGNNELWSIDLTTKEHKVLVSQVDGRRFGGPNDCWVDADGSIYFTDPLYKRPYWTHTIPDDNPRGVYRLSTDGKLVRIADDLVQPNGIIGDSENRKLYVADIGDKKTYRYDIAADGTLTNRELFCESGSDGMTIDTERRIYLTGNEGVTVFDASGAKVETISVPKGWTANVTFAGPQRKHLFITAGDSVFTIETTATGL from the coding sequence ATGCGATTGTGTTTGTTGGTGTTGTTCAGCTTGGTCGGCGCAATCGGTCACTGCCAGGAAGCGGCCGACGTCGTGGTTGCTGACATTGTCGCGGCCGAAGCCACGCTTGAATTGGTGGGTGAAGGCTATAAGTTCACCGAAGGACCGACGGCCGACGCGGACGGCAACGTCTATTTCACCGATCAACCGAACGATCGAATCGCCTTCTACGATTTTGCTGCCAACAAAACTTCGACGTGGATGCAGCCGTCCGGACGCAGCAACGGTCTGTACTTCGTCGCTCCCGATCGCTTGATCGCGTGTGCCGACGGTAACAACGAACTGTGGTCGATCGATCTGACAACGAAGGAACACAAAGTTCTGGTCAGCCAAGTCGATGGCCGTCGCTTTGGCGGACCCAATGATTGCTGGGTCGATGCGGATGGTTCGATCTACTTCACCGACCCGCTTTACAAACGGCCGTATTGGACGCACACGATCCCCGATGACAATCCGCGTGGCGTTTACCGTTTGTCAACCGATGGAAAATTGGTTCGCATTGCCGATGACTTGGTTCAGCCCAACGGTATCATCGGCGACTCGGAAAATCGGAAGCTTTATGTTGCCGACATCGGTGATAAGAAAACGTATCGATACGACATCGCAGCCGACGGAACGCTGACCAACCGTGAATTGTTTTGCGAATCGGGCAGCGACGGGATGACGATCGATACGGAACGACGGATCTATCTGACGGGCAACGAGGGCGTGACCGTTTTTGATGCTTCCGGCGCGAAGGTGGAAACGATTTCGGTCCCGAAGGGATGGACGGCCAACGTGACATTTGCGGGCCCCCAGCGAAAGCATTTGTTCATCACCGCCGGCGACAGCGTCTTCACGATCGAAACAACGGCGACCGGTTTGTAG
- a CDS encoding trypsin-like peptidase domain-containing protein, which translates to MTRLMFAGLSIVWLMAFALMGTTQAADAILIDFSSSRCMPCQAMKPVLAELERRGVPVRHVDVGAEPNVASRYGIRQTPTFVVLSGGKEVTRLVGIQSIDQLQAALATNPAGPLFATGAVRRPVEDIPAPQTRLAPVSGLLGPELSGRESSGPSSMDRNQTFTAAATSSGAEVMPNVSIADAVQRAEAATVRLRVHDGKGYGAGTGTIIDTHGEDALVLTCGHLFRDNEGQGKVEVDLFVGGQVRTVEGEVIDFDADTRDIALVAIRPGFPVESVDVISADQMPRNGQTVFSFGCDRGDDPSRRDTRITGINKYNQHLGASNVEIDGAPIDGRSGGGLFDDQGRLVGVCNAADYKNDIGIYAGPGAVQWQLDRVNLSHLYDSQPGAAVAATPAAFAPSDRIASLPNASLQNAAPQNFGQVAQASAQSASLPSSLAGDQEVIVIVRDRNNPSGPSQVMTLTEPSADLMQMIQRHAQ; encoded by the coding sequence GTGACGAGGCTGATGTTCGCAGGGTTGTCAATCGTTTGGTTGATGGCTTTCGCTTTGATGGGTACGACGCAAGCCGCCGACGCCATCCTGATCGACTTTTCATCATCGCGTTGCATGCCATGCCAAGCGATGAAACCCGTTCTGGCGGAGCTTGAACGTCGTGGTGTGCCGGTTCGGCATGTCGACGTAGGCGCCGAACCCAACGTCGCATCACGATACGGAATTCGCCAAACGCCGACGTTTGTCGTGCTCTCCGGCGGCAAGGAAGTCACTCGATTGGTTGGCATTCAATCGATCGATCAGTTGCAGGCGGCGCTGGCGACCAATCCGGCCGGGCCCTTGTTCGCCACCGGCGCTGTCCGTCGCCCCGTTGAAGACATTCCCGCACCGCAAACTCGTCTGGCCCCGGTTTCTGGACTATTGGGTCCTGAACTTTCCGGTCGCGAATCATCCGGTCCCTCTTCGATGGACCGCAACCAAACATTCACGGCGGCGGCGACATCATCCGGCGCCGAAGTCATGCCAAACGTCTCGATCGCCGATGCCGTCCAACGAGCCGAAGCAGCCACGGTGCGGTTGAGAGTCCATGACGGGAAGGGCTATGGTGCCGGTACGGGTACGATCATTGATACGCACGGTGAAGACGCATTGGTGCTGACCTGCGGCCACCTGTTCCGCGACAACGAAGGCCAAGGCAAGGTCGAAGTCGACTTGTTCGTCGGTGGTCAAGTTCGCACGGTCGAAGGCGAAGTCATCGACTTCGATGCCGACACACGTGACATCGCTTTGGTTGCGATTCGTCCCGGATTTCCAGTGGAATCGGTCGACGTGATCTCCGCCGATCAAATGCCCCGCAATGGCCAAACGGTGTTCAGCTTCGGTTGTGACCGTGGCGACGATCCGTCTCGCCGGGATACGCGCATCACCGGCATCAACAAGTACAACCAACACCTCGGTGCTTCCAACGTCGAGATCGACGGTGCACCGATCGATGGACGCAGTGGTGGCGGACTGTTCGACGATCAAGGTCGATTGGTCGGCGTTTGCAATGCCGCCGACTACAAGAATGACATTGGCATCTATGCCGGCCCCGGTGCAGTCCAGTGGCAACTCGATCGCGTCAACCTTTCGCACCTTTACGATTCGCAACCCGGTGCCGCGGTTGCAGCGACACCCGCGGCGTTTGCGCCCAGCGATCGCATCGCCAGCCTTCCCAATGCGAGCCTGCAAAACGCAGCGCCACAAAACTTTGGCCAGGTCGCCCAAGCATCGGCCCAGTCCGCATCGCTGCCTTCGTCATTGGCGGGCGACCAAGAGGTCATCGTGATCGTCCGTGATCGCAACAATCCGAGTGGACCGTCCCAAGTCATGACGCTGACCGAACCGTCCGCCGATCTGATGCAGATGATCCAACGTCACGCCCAGTGA
- a CDS encoding serine/threonine-protein kinase, translated as MSMLPQENPDFESVMADYLQRTEQGQTPDPADYVRAYPQFADDLKSFFRNQQWFDNNAPTGPPSLAGTCVGPYEIECEIARGGMGVVYRARQQGLDRPVALKLISSGVLASREERTRFRIEAEAAARLHHPGIIAIHEIGSWEGYEYFSMTLVEGPTLQDHVDRKIFDDTATAKMIRDIARAVAYAHRAGIVHRDLKPENVLISDDGRPLITDFGLAKWHREGTLVTRTGQVLGTPHYMSPEQACGMGDGNAPADIYSLGAMLYAMLTGRPPHAGTSAAEVLRSVLQDEPEAPRHHRRDVSPGLERICLKAIRYEPEQRYASADALADDLDRFLAGEATSAEGSGLMDRVAREIRRDQHQSHFVNWSRTLVTLGLVIFGFHVAMFFLGRLDYPIWVSFWIPRLCMFVLILAIISRARGGGIAPRTVAERPVYSIWLGYLATLAVVSILMMIGEVEPSRLIPIAAALSGFGFIAMSGHIWGGAAILGIAFEVTSLVTAIVPAYAPLLFGATWLVSLTVLADHYRRPRV; from the coding sequence ATGAGCATGCTGCCGCAGGAAAATCCGGATTTCGAGTCCGTGATGGCCGATTATTTGCAACGAACCGAGCAGGGCCAAACACCGGATCCGGCCGACTACGTGCGTGCCTATCCACAGTTTGCCGATGACCTGAAGAGCTTTTTTCGCAACCAACAGTGGTTCGACAACAACGCGCCGACGGGGCCGCCTTCGCTGGCGGGCACGTGCGTCGGGCCCTACGAAATCGAGTGCGAAATCGCACGCGGCGGGATGGGCGTCGTTTACCGCGCTCGCCAACAGGGACTCGATCGCCCGGTCGCATTGAAATTGATCAGCAGCGGCGTCCTGGCCAGTCGCGAAGAACGGACGCGGTTTCGTATCGAAGCCGAAGCCGCCGCGCGATTGCATCATCCGGGCATCATCGCGATTCATGAGATCGGTTCCTGGGAGGGCTACGAATATTTTTCGATGACACTGGTCGAAGGCCCGACGTTGCAAGACCATGTGGATCGCAAGATCTTTGACGACACGGCAACCGCGAAGATGATTCGTGACATCGCTCGCGCCGTCGCTTATGCACACCGTGCCGGAATCGTACACCGCGATTTGAAGCCCGAAAATGTTTTGATCAGCGATGACGGGCGACCGTTGATCACCGATTTCGGTTTGGCCAAGTGGCATCGCGAGGGGACGCTGGTCACGCGCACCGGCCAAGTGCTTGGAACGCCGCACTACATGAGTCCCGAGCAAGCATGCGGAATGGGAGACGGCAACGCGCCGGCCGACATCTACTCGCTCGGTGCGATGCTGTATGCGATGCTGACCGGCCGACCGCCGCACGCGGGAACGTCGGCGGCCGAGGTGCTTCGCAGTGTGCTGCAAGATGAACCCGAAGCCCCGCGACACCACCGACGCGATGTGTCGCCGGGTTTGGAAAGAATCTGTTTGAAAGCGATCCGGTACGAACCCGAACAACGTTATGCCAGTGCCGATGCGTTGGCGGACGACTTGGATCGGTTTTTGGCAGGGGAAGCCACCAGCGCCGAGGGCAGCGGATTGATGGACCGCGTTGCTCGCGAGATTCGACGCGACCAGCACCAGAGTCATTTCGTGAACTGGAGCCGAACGTTGGTGACGTTAGGGTTGGTCATCTTCGGCTTTCACGTCGCGATGTTTTTCCTGGGTCGACTGGATTATCCGATTTGGGTTTCGTTTTGGATCCCACGGCTGTGCATGTTCGTGTTGATCTTGGCGATCATATCCCGGGCGCGGGGCGGCGGAATCGCGCCGCGGACCGTTGCCGAACGGCCGGTGTATTCGATTTGGTTGGGCTACCTCGCGACACTGGCGGTCGTGAGCATCTTGATGATGATCGGCGAGGTCGAGCCGTCGCGATTGATTCCGATTGCCGCAGCGCTAAGCGGATTCGGATTCATCGCGATGAGCGGTCATATCTGGGGCGGCGCGGCGATTCTGGGGATTGCGTTCGAAGTGACTTCACTCGTAACCGCCATCGTGCCGGCCTACGCACCGCTGTTGTTCGGCGCGACATGGTTGGTCAGTTTGACGGTGTTGGCCGATCACTATCGACGGCCCAGAGTTTAG
- a CDS encoding diacylglycerol/lipid kinase family protein, giving the protein MDRLDRSNQASVIVFTSPKAGSGAGREELPRLTAELARIGVAVQTVASVNELKRAVSHFDHPVVVAAGGDGTLALAAESIDETVPLVPMPMGTENLLARHFGHSRDAHAVIETLRFGGPQQIDVGSAAGKPFLIMATCGFDADVVRGMHLTRRGHINRFSYFRPIIRSLRTYTFPEIEIRVDNGPPILAGWAMVFNLPRYAASLSIEPDAVPDDGMLDLIALKGRSIASGIRYLAGIQTGSHLNFSDVVRCRGKQFDIRAVNPTDGRIAYQVDGDYGGRLPLKIETKVGRTRLLLPATGELPRSARSSKIDT; this is encoded by the coding sequence ATGGATCGCCTCGATCGCTCAAACCAGGCTTCCGTCATCGTCTTCACCAGCCCCAAGGCTGGCAGCGGGGCCGGTCGTGAAGAATTGCCTCGCTTGACGGCCGAACTTGCCCGGATCGGAGTCGCAGTACAAACCGTTGCATCGGTGAATGAGCTGAAAAGAGCCGTGTCACACTTTGACCACCCCGTCGTCGTGGCGGCCGGCGGTGACGGTACCCTGGCACTGGCGGCCGAATCGATCGACGAAACCGTACCTTTGGTCCCCATGCCGATGGGCACGGAAAATCTGCTGGCCCGGCACTTCGGCCACTCGCGGGATGCCCACGCCGTGATTGAAACGCTTCGCTTTGGAGGTCCGCAGCAGATCGATGTCGGCTCGGCAGCGGGCAAACCGTTTTTGATCATGGCTACCTGTGGCTTTGACGCGGACGTCGTTCGTGGCATGCACCTGACCCGGCGCGGGCACATCAACCGATTCAGTTACTTCCGTCCCATCATCCGCTCGCTTCGAACCTACACCTTTCCGGAAATCGAAATTCGCGTCGACAACGGGCCGCCGATTCTTGCGGGATGGGCGATGGTGTTCAACTTGCCGCGATACGCTGCGTCGTTGTCGATCGAGCCTGATGCGGTGCCCGACGATGGGATGTTGGATCTGATCGCACTGAAGGGGCGATCGATCGCAAGTGGGATTCGGTACTTGGCGGGCATTCAAACGGGCAGCCATCTAAACTTTTCGGATGTGGTTCGCTGTCGCGGCAAGCAATTCGACATCCGTGCGGTCAACCCAACGGACGGACGGATCGCATACCAAGTCGATGGCGACTACGGCGGACGACTTCCGCTTAAGATTGAAACAAAGGTTGGCCGAACGCGGCTGCTGTTGCCAGCGACTGGGGAATTGCCTCGGTCCGCCAGATCGTCCAAGATTGACACATGA
- a CDS encoding NUDIX hydrolase, whose product MSEQSIQDAYAFCPRCGVAKNQIGSIPFRCDSCNLVLFLGPVAAVGGLVVNEDNELLMVRRARQPGLGRWGLPGGFVDRNETVEVALHREVREETNLSIQRIQFLMSRPNQYAYAGVVSPVIDFFFECVAVSIGELKLAEDELDFHQWVRPQAEHLENMAFESNRIAVECWLAATR is encoded by the coding sequence ATGTCAGAACAATCCATCCAAGATGCCTACGCCTTTTGTCCTCGATGCGGCGTAGCAAAAAATCAAATCGGATCGATTCCGTTTCGGTGTGATTCGTGCAACTTGGTTTTGTTCTTGGGGCCGGTCGCAGCCGTTGGCGGGCTTGTAGTCAACGAAGACAATGAGCTGTTGATGGTCCGCCGAGCTCGTCAGCCCGGCCTTGGGCGATGGGGATTGCCGGGCGGCTTTGTCGATCGGAACGAAACGGTCGAAGTTGCACTTCACCGAGAAGTTCGCGAAGAAACGAACCTGTCCATCCAACGGATTCAGTTCCTGATGTCGCGGCCGAACCAGTACGCATACGCGGGCGTGGTTTCGCCAGTCATCGATTTCTTTTTCGAGTGCGTCGCCGTCTCGATTGGCGAACTGAAGTTGGCCGAAGACGAGCTCGATTTTCATCAGTGGGTTCGGCCCCAAGCCGAGCATCTGGAGAATATGGCGTTCGAATCCAATCGTATCGCCGTCGAATGCTGGCTCGCAGCAACGCGGTAG
- a CDS encoding BamA/OMP85 family outer membrane protein, protein MLGLLLAAPLSVPAHAQFGGGGMGGGGMGGGGGGASAPGPDTRPKFREHVHDGAGIAIRREQGDALVADVRVVGNRRITTHKILQQIQTRKDRFYDYETVLGDVRRLNDMNAFDHVTFKLEEQPGGVAVAFVVHERPTISQVIFHGNYAMGERELKGRAGVNPSDPMSEFSIESARRRLTDYYREEGFNQVSIQSATGIKGDPSAVVFRINEGPLERIGDIAIQGNTFVSESRLKTIIKSREGFAGGLIPYIGNKFNLVQVDQDVDILAGYYHNLGFLTATVGRQWKYDAAGKWVSLTFVVNEGPQFKVKDVQIVGHHWATEETLRSRLKLKAGDTFNGSKLRQDVGELVYGYGEAGFIYAEVEPQTVMKDEANVVDLVYKITEGDRWKVGKITVNIDGEPHLMKETTMLNLIDLREGDFIDRRKLELNRSRLERSQLLETNPQIAEPPDIKVVPTDEGGDRF, encoded by the coding sequence ATGCTCGGACTCTTGTTGGCGGCGCCGTTATCGGTGCCCGCCCACGCGCAATTTGGCGGCGGTGGCATGGGTGGTGGCGGAATGGGCGGTGGAGGCGGTGGCGCATCAGCCCCCGGCCCGGACACGAGACCCAAGTTTCGCGAACACGTCCACGACGGCGCCGGGATCGCCATCCGACGCGAGCAGGGTGATGCTTTGGTCGCGGATGTACGCGTCGTTGGGAATCGTCGCATCACGACGCACAAAATCCTGCAACAAATTCAAACTCGGAAGGACCGTTTCTATGACTATGAAACGGTACTCGGTGACGTTCGACGCTTGAACGACATGAACGCCTTCGATCACGTCACTTTCAAGTTGGAAGAACAGCCCGGCGGAGTCGCCGTCGCGTTCGTGGTTCACGAACGGCCGACAATTTCGCAGGTCATCTTCCACGGCAACTATGCAATGGGCGAGCGAGAGCTGAAGGGGCGCGCCGGCGTCAACCCGTCCGATCCGATGAGTGAGTTTTCGATCGAGTCGGCGCGACGTCGATTGACCGACTACTACCGCGAAGAAGGTTTCAATCAGGTCTCGATCCAAAGTGCGACCGGTATCAAAGGCGATCCATCGGCCGTCGTGTTTCGAATCAACGAAGGTCCGCTCGAACGCATCGGCGACATTGCGATTCAGGGGAACACGTTCGTATCCGAATCTCGCTTGAAAACGATCATCAAGAGTCGTGAAGGCTTTGCCGGAGGCTTGATTCCTTACATTGGAAACAAATTCAACCTCGTTCAAGTCGATCAAGATGTCGACATCTTGGCCGGTTACTATCACAACTTGGGCTTTCTGACCGCCACGGTTGGACGGCAGTGGAAATACGACGCCGCCGGCAAATGGGTCTCGCTGACGTTCGTCGTCAATGAAGGGCCTCAGTTTAAAGTCAAGGATGTGCAGATTGTCGGTCACCACTGGGCGACCGAAGAAACGTTGCGATCGCGATTGAAGCTCAAGGCAGGCGATACGTTCAACGGCAGCAAGCTGCGCCAGGATGTCGGCGAGCTCGTCTATGGCTACGGCGAGGCCGGGTTCATCTATGCCGAGGTCGAACCGCAGACGGTGATGAAAGACGAAGCCAATGTCGTCGACTTGGTTTACAAGATCACCGAAGGCGATCGTTGGAAAGTCGGGAAGATCACCGTCAACATCGACGGCGAGCCGCACCTGATGAAAGAAACCACGATGCTGAACTTGATCGACCTTCGCGAAGGCGACTTTATCGATCGACGCAAGTTGGAACTCAACCGATCCCGATTGGAACGCAGCCAACTGCTTGAAACCAACCCCCAGATTGCCGAACCGCCGGATATCAAAGTCGTTCCCACCGATGAAGGCGGCGACCGATTCTGA
- a CDS encoding Hsp20/alpha crystallin family protein, whose translation MNKTMSRSDNGRGSRVYDDPFQMIENRVNHMFRGILDSAGTESGLTNYPVDVTEDDDQITIEAELPGFSSNEIDVNMEDGVLTIKAERADSADGNGKLKRHLHERRLTRFERAFSLPRTVDGSEVLANLDQGVLTLKLKKSEASKPRKISIQSGSL comes from the coding sequence ATGAACAAGACGATGTCTCGCAGCGACAACGGTCGGGGCTCCCGAGTGTATGACGACCCATTCCAAATGATCGAGAACCGCGTCAATCACATGTTTCGAGGAATTCTGGATTCCGCAGGAACGGAATCGGGATTGACCAACTATCCCGTTGATGTAACCGAGGATGACGATCAGATCACGATCGAAGCAGAGTTGCCCGGGTTCAGCAGCAACGAAATTGACGTCAACATGGAAGACGGAGTTTTGACGATCAAGGCGGAACGAGCCGACTCGGCTGACGGGAACGGAAAGCTCAAACGCCATTTGCACGAGCGACGGTTGACTCGGTTCGAGCGAGCGTTTTCGTTACCAAGAACCGTTGACGGCTCGGAGGTACTCGCCAACCTGGACCAAGGCGTGCTGACGCTGAAACTGAAAAAGAGTGAAGCCAGCAAACCACGCAAGATTTCGATTCAGAGCGGCAGTCTCTGA
- a CDS encoding BamA/TamA family outer membrane protein, giving the protein MGWLALCGSMLGSTGCAQFQSMSQNASQWQTQHTPGIATNATPPNVTMPAPGTPANPTLAQAGFTQTGTPGVTGQYTARQFPQSTGVAPVQYGAPVPNSAPVPNNAPAYNGAPVYNQPPVYNQPAPYNAPNANSFDDGLVDPYAPGLPYGSITNAVQGPRVREADLVINGFPARTGRIMLGGAVNSDAGVTGQITIDERNFDITRFPRSLQDLFSGTAFRGAGQTFRIEAAPGTNFKRYTAQFVDPNLFGYLPLSMSVSGFLYDRRFNDWDEERLGGRLAFGYRITPDLSLTFGVTGQNVDLETGRSGPSALTDVIGDNELYAGEVSLTHDTRNSPIQASRGHYFEFKFEEAFGDFEYARFETEFRQYWLVRERADGSGKQTISYSTKFGYSGDETPIFENFFAGGYATIRGFDFRGAGPVDPTNGVELGGRFQWLNTVEYMFPITADDAFRGVAFVDFGTVEQELKIATESFRVAPGFGLRVAIPMLGPAPLAFDFAFPVAKADTDQERMFSFYMSLIR; this is encoded by the coding sequence ATGGGCTGGCTTGCGCTATGCGGTTCAATGCTGGGATCGACGGGCTGCGCTCAATTTCAGTCGATGTCGCAGAATGCTTCCCAATGGCAGACGCAGCACACGCCGGGAATCGCAACAAACGCAACCCCGCCGAATGTGACGATGCCAGCACCGGGCACGCCGGCAAATCCGACGCTTGCCCAAGCCGGATTCACGCAAACGGGTACGCCCGGTGTGACGGGCCAATACACCGCGCGTCAGTTCCCGCAGAGCACGGGTGTGGCTCCGGTGCAATACGGTGCACCTGTGCCCAATAGCGCACCGGTACCCAATAATGCACCCGCTTACAACGGCGCGCCCGTTTACAATCAACCGCCTGTTTACAACCAACCGGCCCCGTATAACGCGCCGAATGCAAATTCGTTCGACGACGGGTTGGTCGATCCGTACGCTCCCGGGCTTCCCTACGGTTCGATTACCAATGCCGTCCAAGGCCCGCGTGTTCGCGAAGCCGACTTGGTCATCAACGGCTTTCCCGCTCGAACCGGTCGCATCATGCTGGGTGGTGCAGTCAATAGCGATGCCGGCGTGACTGGCCAAATCACCATTGATGAACGAAACTTTGACATCACAAGATTCCCGCGGTCGCTGCAAGACTTGTTTAGCGGGACCGCGTTTCGCGGAGCCGGTCAGACGTTCCGAATCGAAGCCGCGCCGGGAACAAACTTCAAGCGATACACGGCTCAATTCGTTGACCCGAACCTGTTCGGGTACTTACCGCTGAGCATGTCCGTTAGCGGATTCCTATACGACCGTCGATTCAACGACTGGGATGAAGAACGGTTGGGTGGTCGATTGGCGTTCGGGTATCGAATCACCCCGGACTTGTCATTGACGTTCGGTGTGACAGGCCAAAACGTCGACCTGGAAACAGGCCGTAGCGGCCCGTCCGCGCTGACCGACGTGATCGGTGACAACGAACTTTACGCCGGCGAAGTTTCGCTGACGCACGATACTCGAAACAGTCCGATTCAAGCCAGTCGTGGCCACTACTTTGAATTCAAGTTCGAAGAAGCATTTGGTGACTTCGAGTATGCAAGGTTCGAGACCGAATTCCGCCAGTACTGGTTGGTCCGCGAGCGGGCCGACGGTTCGGGCAAGCAAACAATCTCGTACTCCACCAAGTTCGGATACAGCGGCGATGAGACGCCGATCTTCGAGAACTTCTTTGCCGGCGGTTACGCGACCATTCGTGGTTTCGATTTCCGCGGTGCTGGTCCCGTCGATCCCACCAACGGCGTCGAGCTGGGTGGTCGGTTCCAGTGGCTCAACACGGTCGAGTACATGTTTCCGATCACTGCGGACGACGCGTTCCGCGGCGTTGCATTCGTTGACTTTGGAACCGTCGAACAAGAGTTGAAAATTGCGACGGAAAGTTTCCGTGTCGCACCAGGCTTTGGGTTGCGTGTCGCAATTCCCATGCTGGGCCCCGCACCATTGGCATTCGACTTTGCGTTCCCGGTTGCGAAAGCCGACACCGACCAAGAGCGGATGTTCAGTTTTTACATGAGTCTGATCCGCTAA
- a CDS encoding DUF1559 domain-containing protein encodes MRPSPKHAFTLVELLVVIAIIGVLVGLLLPAVQAAREAARRMSCQNNMKQVVLAVHNYESSTKWLPAAWSKPAMSGDGWSAQARILPYIEALALSSAVDFGAGYGAATLHVDGQDIPVSSFRVPTYQCPSEINDIQRIGSNGPEHYPLSYAYNAGVWKVHDANDDTVGEGMFTASKARRFRDCLDGLSNTLAFAEVKAWNPYYRDADVTGVISQPVLESEICALAGSFKRDTGHTEWVDGRVHQSGFTTTFTPNKKILCIDTGVEYDVDFTNFREGRTSGSPIPITYAAVTSRSYHLSGVTVGMLDGSVRTFNDSIDRDLWQDLSTRAGHEVVAVPE; translated from the coding sequence ATGCGACCTTCCCCAAAACATGCGTTTACCCTGGTCGAGCTGCTGGTCGTGATCGCGATCATCGGCGTCCTGGTCGGCCTTTTGTTGCCGGCCGTCCAAGCGGCACGCGAGGCTGCTCGCCGCATGAGCTGCCAGAACAACATGAAGCAGGTCGTGTTGGCGGTGCACAATTACGAGTCGTCGACGAAGTGGTTGCCGGCGGCTTGGAGCAAACCGGCGATGTCGGGCGACGGTTGGTCGGCCCAAGCGAGGATCCTGCCCTACATCGAGGCCCTCGCGCTTTCGTCGGCCGTCGACTTCGGTGCCGGGTACGGCGCGGCGACACTTCATGTAGACGGTCAAGACATTCCGGTGTCAAGTTTCCGTGTGCCGACCTATCAATGCCCAAGTGAAATCAACGACATTCAGCGAATTGGTAGCAACGGCCCGGAACACTACCCGCTCAGCTACGCCTACAACGCGGGCGTCTGGAAGGTCCATGACGCGAATGACGATACGGTCGGCGAAGGCATGTTCACGGCGTCGAAGGCGCGACGGTTTCGTGACTGTTTGGACGGACTAAGCAACACGCTCGCCTTCGCAGAAGTCAAAGCGTGGAACCCCTACTACCGCGATGCAGACGTCACCGGAGTCATCAGTCAGCCGGTTTTGGAATCAGAGATCTGTGCGCTGGCGGGCTCGTTCAAGCGAGACACCGGACACACCGAATGGGTCGATGGTCGCGTTCACCAAAGCGGGTTCACGACAACCTTCACGCCGAACAAGAAGATCCTTTGCATCGACACGGGTGTCGAATACGACGTCGATTTCACCAACTTCCGCGAAGGCCGAACGTCGGGTTCACCGATCCCGATAACGTATGCGGCGGTTACGTCCCGAAGCTATCACCTTAGTGGTGTGACGGTCGGCATGTTGGACGGATCGGTTCGCACATTCAACGATTCGATCGATCGTGATCTTTGGCAAGACCTATCCACCCGCGCCGGACACGAAGTCGTTGCGGTACCGGAGTGA